The Hyphomicrobiales bacterium genome has a window encoding:
- the ahcY gene encoding Adenosylhomocysteinase, producing MSDYIVKDIALADYGRKEINMAQDEMPGLMAVRAENKGKAPLKGARIAGCLHMTIQTAVLIETLKDLGADVRWSSCNIFSTQDHAAAAIAATGTPVFAIKGETLEEYWEYVLKTATWGDGGTPNMILDDGGDLTMLIILGAEAEAGKAEFLDKPGNEEETIFFALIKRQLKANPGWFTKTRAAIKGVSEETTTGVHRLYELAKASRLPFPAINVNDSVTKSKFDNLYGCRESLVDAIRRGTDVMMSGKVAVVAGYGDVGKGSAASLRQAGCRVLVTEIDPICALQAAMEGYEVVTMEDAAPRGDIFCTATGNLDVITVDHMRAMKHRAIVCNIGHFDSEIQVAGLKNFKWDNVKPQVDEIEFPDGKRIILLSEGRLVNLGNATGHPSFVMSCSFSNQTLAQIELWNHHANYQNNVYTLPKHLDEKVAALHLAKVGAKLTKLNDAQAKYIGVPQAGPFKPDHYRY from the coding sequence GTGTCGGATTACATCGTCAAGGACATCGCGCTTGCGGATTACGGCCGCAAGGAAATCAACATGGCCCAGGACGAGATGCCGGGCCTGATGGCGGTTCGCGCCGAGAACAAGGGCAAGGCCCCGCTCAAGGGCGCCCGCATCGCCGGCTGCCTGCACATGACCATCCAGACCGCGGTGCTGATCGAGACGCTGAAGGATCTCGGCGCCGACGTGCGCTGGTCGTCCTGCAACATCTTCTCGACCCAGGACCACGCCGCCGCCGCGATCGCCGCGACCGGCACCCCTGTCTTCGCCATCAAGGGCGAGACGCTGGAGGAGTACTGGGAATACGTTCTGAAGACCGCCACCTGGGGCGACGGCGGCACGCCGAACATGATCCTCGACGATGGCGGCGACCTGACCATGCTGATCATCCTCGGCGCCGAGGCCGAGGCCGGCAAGGCCGAGTTCCTCGACAAGCCGGGCAATGAGGAAGAGACGATCTTCTTCGCGCTGATCAAGCGCCAGCTCAAGGCCAATCCGGGCTGGTTCACCAAGACCCGCGCCGCGATCAAGGGCGTCTCCGAGGAGACCACCACCGGCGTGCACCGCCTCTACGAGCTGGCCAAGGCGAGCCGCCTGCCGTTCCCGGCGATCAACGTCAACGACTCGGTCACCAAGTCGAAATTCGACAACCTCTATGGCTGCCGCGAGTCGCTGGTCGACGCCATCCGCCGCGGCACCGACGTGATGATGTCGGGCAAGGTCGCGGTCGTCGCCGGCTATGGCGACGTCGGCAAGGGCTCGGCCGCCTCGCTGCGCCAGGCCGGCTGCCGCGTGCTCGTCACCGAGATCGACCCGATCTGCGCCCTGCAGGCGGCGATGGAAGGCTACGAGGTCGTGACCATGGAAGACGCTGCCCCGCGCGGCGACATCTTCTGCACGGCGACCGGCAATCTCGACGTCATCACCGTCGACCATATGCGCGCGATGAAGCACCGCGCCATCGTTTGCAATATCGGCCATTTCGACTCGGAGATTCAGGTCGCCGGCCTGAAGAACTTCAAGTGGGACAACGTCAAGCCGCAGGTCGACGAGATCGAGTTCCCCGACGGCAAGCGCATCATCCTGCTTTCGGAAGGTCGCCTCGTGAACCTCGGCAACGCCACGGGCCATCCGTCCTTCGTGATGTCCTGCTCGTTCTCGAACCAGACGCTCGCCCAGATCGAGCTCTGGAACCACCACGCCAACTACCAGAACAACGTCTACACCCTGCCGAAACATCTCGACGAGAAGGTCGCGGCGCTCCACCTCGCCAAGGTCGGCGCCAAGCTCACCAAGCTCAACGATGCCCAGGCGAAGTATATCGGCGTGCCGCAGGCCGGCCCGTTCAAGCCGGATCACTACCGCTACTGA
- a CDS encoding conserved hypothetical protein (Evidence 4 : Unknown function but conserved in other organisms): MRTTYDPEVDALYVRFAESRIVESEEVRPGIVFDLDETGRIVGVEILDASEHLAQGADLTHLTAA; the protein is encoded by the coding sequence ATGAGAACGACTTACGACCCCGAGGTCGATGCGCTCTATGTTCGCTTCGCTGAGAGCAGAATCGTCGAAAGCGAAGAGGTGCGACCGGGCATCGTGTTCGATCTCGACGAGACCGGGCGCATCGTCGGTGTGGAAATCCTGGATGCGTCCGAGCATTTGGCCCAGGGCGCAGACCTGACGCATCTCACGGCAGCCTGA
- a CDS encoding conserved hypothetical protein (Evidence 4 : Unknown function but conserved in other organisms) gives MTPAKGAAFHFTNHALAMMAERSIAREWVERTLLEPEHVEPDPRHAAVLRAFRPLPERDGRVLRVVYRHVDTHFHVITMFLDRGRSK, from the coding sequence ATGACGCCGGCCAAGGGAGCCGCGTTCCATTTCACCAATCATGCCCTCGCTATGATGGCCGAGCGCTCGATCGCGAGAGAGTGGGTCGAACGCACGCTGCTTGAACCTGAGCACGTCGAGCCCGATCCGCGCCACGCTGCAGTTTTGAGAGCGTTTCGTCCGTTGCCGGAGCGCGACGGGCGCGTGTTGCGTGTGGTATACAGGCACGTTGATACCCATTTCCACGTCATCACGATGTTTCTCGACCGAGGTCGCAGCAAATGA
- a CDS encoding Phosphocarrier protein, nitrogen regulation associated: MDEDCDCPEVDIPAGALYGEFQIVNKKGLHARATAKFVQCAARYDADITVSRCGETVGATSIMGVLTLGAGIGSTITIVAKGSEAKPALDALAALIADKFGEGE, encoded by the coding sequence ATGGACGAAGACTGCGACTGCCCCGAGGTCGATATTCCCGCCGGCGCCCTCTACGGTGAATTCCAGATCGTCAACAAGAAGGGGCTGCACGCCCGCGCCACGGCGAAGTTCGTGCAATGCGCCGCCCGCTACGACGCCGACATCACGGTGAGCCGCTGCGGCGAGACGGTCGGTGCGACCTCGATCATGGGCGTGCTGACGCTGGGCGCCGGCATCGGCTCGACCATCACCATCGTCGCCAAGGGGTCCGAGGCGAAGCCGGCGCTCGACGCGCTTGCGGCCCTGATCGCCGACAAGTTCGGCGAGGGGGAATGA
- a CDS encoding PTS fructose transporter subunit IIA produces the protein MIGLVLVTHGHLATEFRAALEHVVGSQSHLATIAIAPDDDMESRRRDIIAAVEQVENGSGVIILTDMFGGTPSNLAISVMEPGRIDVVAGVNLPMLIKLASVREEKTLDEAVTSAQDAGRKYITVASRVLAGK, from the coding sequence ATGATCGGACTGGTCCTTGTGACTCATGGGCATCTGGCGACGGAATTCCGCGCCGCCCTCGAACATGTCGTCGGCTCCCAGTCGCATCTGGCGACGATCGCCATCGCTCCCGATGACGACATGGAAAGCCGTCGCCGCGATATCATCGCCGCCGTCGAGCAGGTCGAGAATGGCAGCGGCGTCATCATCCTGACCGACATGTTCGGCGGGACTCCCTCCAATCTGGCCATCTCGGTGATGGAACCGGGCCGCATCGACGTGGTGGCCGGCGTCAATCTGCCGATGCTGATCAAGCTCGCCAGCGTCCGGGAGGAGAAGACCCTCGACGAAGCCGTCACCAGCGCGCAGGATGCGGGGCGGAAATACATCACGGTCGCCAGCCGCGTGCTGGCCGGCAAGTAA
- a CDS encoding Serine/threonine protein kinase yields the protein MRIHATAVAIGEAGVLLRGASGAGKSSLALALIGFAASSGRFARLVADDRVALQAVGGRLLARPVAPLEGVVERRGLGLTPEPFAPAVVVRLVVDLLGEEPARMPEPEDLVDSLAGVDLPRLRVAGRFGDERLVLAALDLFTATDASP from the coding sequence GTGCGCATCCACGCCACCGCCGTCGCCATCGGCGAAGCCGGCGTGCTTCTGCGCGGCGCATCCGGCGCCGGCAAATCGTCCCTCGCGCTGGCGCTGATCGGCTTTGCCGCCAGCTCCGGCCGTTTCGCGCGATTGGTGGCCGATGATCGCGTCGCGCTTCAGGCGGTCGGCGGGCGCCTGCTCGCCCGCCCGGTCGCGCCGCTCGAGGGCGTCGTCGAGCGGCGGGGCCTCGGCTTGACGCCCGAGCCGTTCGCGCCGGCAGTCGTGGTCCGGCTGGTGGTCGATCTCCTCGGCGAGGAGCCGGCGCGGATGCCGGAGCCGGAGGATCTGGTGGACAGCCTGGCCGGCGTCGACCTGCCGCGCCTGCGGGTTGCCGGCCGCTTCGGTGACGAGCGGCTTGTGCTCGCTGCCCTCGACTTATTCACAGCGACCGATGCGTCACCATGA
- the chvG gene encoding Sensor protein ChvG, which yields MATVDNEARASAPAPGWRGALRRRLGLVWRRVGRAISARAASSLTRRILVLNLGGLVALLSGFLYLNQFREGLIEARVQSLLTQGEIIAGAIAASATIEIDAITIDADKLLQLQAGESAGIAEDPLDFSINPEKVAPLLRRLVTPTKTRARVYDKDGMLTIDSRSLYSRGDVLRLDLPRVGEPDEPPLLERTWNMLRNRLGKADVPTYDDFENANGKSYPEVARALNGVPASVVRVNTRGQTIVSVAVPVQRFRTVKGALLLSTQGGDIDAVIASERFAIFQVFAVAAGVMIVLSVLFAGTVAEPIRKLADAAQRVRRGVKSREQIPDFTSRHDEIGHLSGTLRDMTKALYSRIEAIESFAADVAHELKNPLTSLRSAVETLPRARTDESRARLLAVIQHDVRRLDRLISDISDASRLDAELARSDSAPVDIAQVLGAVVTIQNETRRDGQARIELVNDRRSQRMGSNAFQVLGHDSRLGQVMVNLIDNARSFSPPDKPVRVVLSRVANDVLVAVEDEGPGIEPHALERIFERFYTDRPNEGFGQNSGLGLSISRQIVEAHRGSIRAENRLGPVGPDGEATRLGARFIVCLPAAYPHAA from the coding sequence ATGGCAACCGTCGACAACGAGGCCCGAGCGTCAGCGCCCGCCCCCGGCTGGCGCGGCGCGTTGCGCCGCCGTCTCGGCCTGGTCTGGCGGCGCGTGGGCCGGGCGATCTCGGCGCGCGCCGCCTCGAGCCTGACCCGGCGCATCCTCGTTCTCAATCTCGGCGGCCTCGTCGCGCTGCTGTCGGGCTTCCTCTACCTCAACCAGTTCCGCGAGGGGCTGATCGAGGCACGCGTCCAGAGCCTGCTGACCCAGGGCGAGATCATCGCCGGGGCCATCGCAGCTTCCGCCACCATCGAGATCGACGCGATCACCATCGACGCGGACAAGCTGCTCCAGCTCCAGGCCGGAGAAAGCGCGGGCATCGCTGAGGACCCGCTCGATTTCTCGATCAATCCCGAGAAGGTCGCGCCGCTGCTGCGCCGGCTGGTGACGCCGACCAAGACCCGTGCGCGGGTCTATGACAAGGACGGCATGCTCACCATCGATTCGCGCAGCCTCTACTCGCGCGGCGACGTGCTGCGCCTCGATCTGCCGCGAGTCGGCGAGCCGGACGAGCCGCCGCTGCTGGAGCGCACCTGGAACATGCTGCGCAACCGCCTGGGCAAGGCGGATGTCCCGACCTATGACGATTTCGAGAACGCCAACGGCAAGTCCTACCCGGAAGTCGCCCGCGCCCTGAACGGTGTTCCGGCTAGCGTGGTCCGCGTCAATACGCGCGGCCAGACCATCGTCTCCGTCGCCGTGCCGGTGCAGCGCTTCCGCACGGTGAAGGGCGCGCTGCTGCTCTCGACGCAGGGCGGCGACATCGACGCCGTGATCGCTTCGGAACGCTTCGCGATCTTCCAGGTCTTCGCCGTGGCGGCAGGCGTGATGATCGTGCTCTCGGTTCTGTTCGCCGGCACCGTCGCGGAGCCGATCCGCAAGCTGGCCGATGCCGCCCAGCGCGTGCGCCGGGGGGTCAAGTCGCGCGAGCAGATTCCGGATTTCACCAGCCGCCACGACGAGATCGGCCACCTCTCCGGCACGCTGCGCGACATGACCAAGGCGCTCTACAGCCGCATCGAGGCGATCGAGAGCTTCGCGGCGGATGTCGCCCATGAGCTCAAGAACCCGCTGACCTCGCTGCGCAGCGCGGTCGAGACCCTGCCGCGTGCCAGGACGGACGAATCGCGGGCACGTCTGCTCGCGGTGATCCAGCACGACGTGCGCCGGCTCGACCGGCTGATTTCCGACATCTCCGACGCCTCGCGCCTCGATGCCGAACTCGCGCGCAGCGACTCGGCGCCGGTCGACATCGCGCAAGTCCTGGGAGCCGTGGTGACGATCCAGAACGAGACTCGCCGCGACGGGCAGGCCCGGATCGAACTGGTCAACGACCGCCGCAGCCAGCGCATGGGCAGCAATGCCTTCCAGGTGCTCGGCCATGATTCGCGGCTCGGCCAGGTCATGGTCAACTTGATCGACAACGCCCGCTCCTTCTCGCCGCCGGACAAGCCGGTGCGGGTCGTTCTCTCCCGTGTAGCCAACGACGTGCTGGTCGCGGTCGAGGACGAGGGGCCGGGCATCGAGCCGCACGCATTGGAGCGCATCTTCGAGCGCTTCTACACCGACCGCCCGAACGAGGGCTTCGGCCAGAATTCAGGTCTCGGCCTCTCGATCTCGCGCCAGATCGTCGAGGCTCATCGCGGTTCGATCCGGGCGGAGAACCGGCTGGGGCCGGTCGGCCCGGACGGCGAGGCGACCCGTCTTGGCGCCCGCTTCATCGTCTGCCTGCCCGCGGCCTACCCGCATGCCGCCTGA
- the chvI gene encoding Transcriptional regulatory protein ChvI — protein MPTIALVDDDRNILTSVSIALEAEGYRIMTYTDGASALDGLKQNPPDLAIFDIKMPRMDGMELLRRLRQKSDLPVIFLTSKDEEIDELFGLKMGADDFIRKPFSQRLLVERVKAILRRSGAKDPAVVARTEDAKALERGLLRMDPERHTCTWKGEPVTLTVTEFLILQSLAQRPGVVKSRNALMDAAYDDEVYVDDRTIDSHIKRLRKKFNQVDAEFDMIETLYGVGYRFKEV, from the coding sequence ATGCCAACGATTGCGCTGGTCGATGACGACCGTAACATCCTGACGTCGGTCTCGATCGCCCTCGAAGCCGAGGGCTATCGCATCATGACCTACACGGACGGCGCCTCGGCACTCGACGGGCTGAAGCAGAACCCGCCGGATCTCGCCATCTTCGATATCAAGATGCCGCGCATGGACGGGATGGAACTGCTGCGGCGCCTGCGCCAGAAATCCGATCTGCCGGTCATCTTCCTGACCTCGAAGGACGAGGAGATCGATGAGCTCTTCGGCCTGAAGATGGGCGCCGACGATTTCATCAGGAAGCCCTTCTCGCAGCGCCTGCTGGTCGAGCGGGTCAAGGCGATCCTGCGTCGTTCCGGCGCCAAGGATCCGGCCGTGGTTGCCCGCACCGAGGACGCCAAGGCCCTGGAGCGCGGCCTGCTGCGCATGGACCCGGAGCGGCATACCTGCACCTGGAAGGGCGAGCCGGTCACGCTGACCGTCACCGAATTCCTGATCCTGCAGTCGCTGGCGCAGCGCCCGGGCGTGGTGAAGAGCCGCAACGCCCTGATGGACGCCGCCTATGACGACGAGGTCTATGTCGACGACCGCACCATCGACAGCCACATCAAGCGCCTGCGCAAGAAGTTCAATCAGGTCGATGCCGAGTTCGACATGATCGAGACGCTCTACGGCGTGGGCTATCGCTTCAAGGAAGTCTGA
- a CDS encoding HugZ family protein, with product MAKDTKDVIQPMDDAVRAEAKGLLRGARSAALATLGPDGHPSASLVGIATDIDGTPVILISGLAAHTANLAADPRASLLISPGGKGDPLAHARITLKVRARKIERATEEGARIRRRYLARQPKAALYADFPDFSFFALTIEGASLNGGFARAFAPSPADLLSDPDHAAALAGVEEGAVEHMNSDHADAIGLYATQLLGAKPGEWRATGLDPDGLDMALGSAALRLPFPASVSGPGMLRQMLAELAGKARAQAA from the coding sequence ATGGCCAAGGACACCAAAGACGTCATCCAGCCGATGGACGATGCCGTTCGCGCCGAAGCCAAGGGGCTGCTGCGCGGGGCGCGCTCCGCCGCGCTTGCCACGCTCGGCCCCGACGGGCACCCCTCGGCGAGCCTCGTCGGGATCGCGACCGACATCGACGGAACGCCGGTGATCCTCATATCCGGCCTTGCCGCCCATACGGCCAACCTCGCGGCCGACCCGCGCGCATCGCTGCTGATCTCGCCCGGCGGCAAGGGCGATCCGCTCGCCCATGCGCGCATCACGCTGAAGGTCCGTGCCCGGAAGATCGAACGCGCAACCGAGGAAGGCGCCCGCATCCGCCGCCGCTATCTGGCGCGCCAGCCCAAGGCAGCGCTCTATGCCGATTTCCCCGATTTCAGCTTTTTCGCACTGACGATCGAGGGGGCGAGCCTCAATGGCGGCTTCGCCCGCGCCTTCGCGCCGTCGCCCGCCGATCTGCTGAGCGATCCGGACCATGCCGCCGCTCTCGCCGGCGTCGAGGAAGGAGCGGTCGAGCATATGAACAGCGACCACGCCGACGCGATCGGCCTCTATGCGACGCAGCTTCTCGGCGCGAAGCCCGGCGAATGGCGCGCGACCGGCCTCGATCCGGACGGGCTCGACATGGCGCTCGGTAGCGCGGCGCTGCGCCTGCCGTTCCCGGCTTCGGTGAGCGGGCCGGGAATGCTGCGACAGATGCTCGCAGAGCTTGCCGGCAAGGCGCGCGCGCAGGCCGCCTGA
- the pckA gene encoding Phosphoenolpyruvate carboxykinase (ATP): MDNIGQFNAAHGAEGFGFRKLKAVRWNLEAAQLYEESLRRGESQLARGGALCADTGTHTGRSPKDKFTVRDALTENTVWWDNNQAMSPEHFETLLGDFLSHAEGKELFAQDLYGGADPVHRVKARVYTEMAWHSLFIRNLLIRPARDEISSYAPEMTIVDLPSFRADPKRHGCRSETVVAIDFTRKIVLIGGSAYAGEMKKSVFTYLNYVLPTKGVVPMHCSANVGSKDDSAIFFGLSGTGKTTLSADPERTLIGDDEHGWSKEGIFNFEGGCYAKTIRLSAEAEPMIHAASLRFGTVLENIVMDPITREVDFDDQSKTENTRSAYPLDFIPNASRTGRAGIPKNIVMLTADAFGVMPPIAKLTPAEAMYHFLSGYTAKVAGTERGLVGVEPEFSTCFGSPFLPRHPSEYANLLRDFIDKHHVDCWLVNTGWTGGKYGTGRRMPIRVTRRLLSAALDGSLNRADFRRDPYFGFAVPTSVPGVEPHILYPVKTWADKAAFAATAKDLIGMFAKNFAKFEDHVDDAVKAAAPSGSLAA, translated from the coding sequence GTGGACAATATCGGTCAGTTCAACGCCGCCCATGGCGCCGAGGGTTTCGGCTTCCGCAAGCTCAAGGCAGTGCGCTGGAACCTGGAAGCGGCACAGCTCTACGAAGAGTCGCTGCGCCGCGGTGAATCCCAGCTCGCGCGCGGCGGTGCGCTCTGCGCCGACACCGGCACCCATACCGGCCGCTCGCCCAAGGACAAGTTCACGGTGCGCGACGCTCTCACCGAGAACACCGTCTGGTGGGACAACAACCAGGCGATGAGCCCTGAGCATTTTGAAACGCTGCTCGGCGACTTCCTGTCTCATGCCGAGGGCAAGGAGCTCTTCGCGCAGGATCTCTATGGCGGTGCCGACCCGGTGCATCGCGTCAAGGCGCGCGTCTACACCGAGATGGCCTGGCACTCGCTCTTCATCCGCAACCTGTTGATCCGCCCGGCCCGCGACGAGATCTCCTCCTATGCTCCGGAGATGACGATCGTCGACCTGCCGAGCTTCCGCGCCGACCCGAAGCGCCATGGCTGCCGCAGCGAGACCGTCGTCGCCATCGACTTCACCCGCAAGATCGTGCTGATCGGCGGCTCAGCCTATGCAGGCGAGATGAAGAAATCGGTCTTCACCTATCTGAACTACGTCCTGCCGACCAAAGGCGTGGTGCCGATGCACTGCTCCGCCAATGTCGGTTCCAAGGACGATTCCGCGATCTTCTTCGGCCTGTCCGGCACCGGCAAGACCACGCTCTCGGCCGATCCCGAGCGCACGCTGATCGGCGACGACGAGCATGGCTGGTCGAAGGAAGGAATTTTCAATTTCGAGGGCGGCTGCTACGCCAAGACGATCCGCCTCTCGGCCGAGGCCGAGCCGATGATCCACGCGGCCTCGCTGCGCTTCGGCACGGTGCTCGAGAACATCGTGATGGACCCGATCACCCGCGAGGTCGATTTCGACGACCAGTCGAAGACCGAGAACACCCGCTCGGCCTATCCGCTCGACTTCATCCCCAACGCCTCGCGCACCGGCCGCGCCGGCATCCCCAAGAACATCGTGATGCTGACCGCCGACGCCTTCGGCGTGATGCCGCCGATCGCCAAGCTGACCCCGGCCGAGGCGATGTACCACTTCCTTTCCGGCTACACCGCCAAGGTCGCCGGCACGGAGCGCGGCCTCGTCGGCGTCGAGCCGGAGTTCTCGACCTGTTTCGGCTCACCCTTCCTGCCGCGCCATCCGTCGGAATATGCCAACCTGCTGCGCGACTTCATCGACAAGCACCATGTCGATTGCTGGCTGGTGAACACCGGCTGGACCGGCGGCAAGTACGGCACCGGCCGGCGCATGCCGATCCGCGTGACGCGCCGCCTGCTCTCGGCCGCACTCGACGGCTCGCTCAACCGCGCCGATTTCCGCCGCGACCCCTATTTCGGCTTCGCGGTGCCGACCTCGGTTCCCGGGGTCGAGCCGCATATCCTCTATCCCGTGAAGACCTGGGCCGACAAAGCAGCCTTCGCCGCCACGGCCAAGGACCTCATCGGCATGTTCGCCAAGAACTTCGCGAAGTTCGAGGACCATGTCGACGACGCCGTGAAGGCGGCCGCACCGTCGGGCTCGCTCGCGGCCTGA
- a CDS encoding conserved membrane hypothetical protein (Evidence 4 : Unknown function but conserved in other organisms), whose translation MGRLFFIVLKLLLTLAILGAATWGAGFLLFRLSGATAIIGAVGFGIAALAGLIGIWTSDLRLPLGFVAVFVGLLSWWSSFQPSHDRNWIPELGRLPTIAREGDALTVSNLRHFRWRTEEDYDQHWETRRYNLAAVTGADIFLSYWSGEAIAHLLVSFTFSDSVPLTFSIEVRREKGEEWSALAGFFRSYEMAYVASDERDIVGLRTHARREDVRLFRLGASATQARDLLLAYTADINDLAARPRWYNTLTTNCTTVVFHLVGTVAPRWTFSLPLDPRVLLSGFLPGYLQQIGAIRQDIPLAELVRLARIGDHARTLSLDDPQFSAKIREGVPTGRP comes from the coding sequence ATGGGCCGCCTCTTTTTCATTGTGCTGAAACTTCTCCTCACCCTCGCCATCCTCGGCGCCGCGACCTGGGGCGCGGGCTTCCTGCTGTTCCGGCTGTCGGGCGCGACCGCGATTATCGGCGCCGTCGGCTTCGGCATCGCGGCGCTGGCCGGCCTCATCGGCATCTGGACGAGCGATCTGCGCCTGCCGCTCGGTTTCGTCGCGGTCTTCGTCGGGCTGCTGTCATGGTGGAGCAGCTTCCAGCCATCGCATGACCGCAACTGGATTCCCGAACTGGGGCGCCTGCCGACGATCGCCCGAGAGGGCGACGCGCTGACCGTCTCCAATCTGCGCCATTTCCGCTGGCGTACGGAGGAGGACTACGACCAGCACTGGGAAACGCGGCGCTACAATCTCGCGGCCGTCACCGGCGCCGATATCTTCCTGTCCTATTGGTCGGGTGAGGCGATCGCGCATCTCCTGGTGAGCTTCACCTTCTCGGATTCGGTGCCGCTGACCTTCTCGATCGAGGTGCGGCGCGAGAAGGGGGAGGAGTGGTCGGCGCTCGCCGGCTTCTTCCGCAGCTACGAGATGGCCTATGTCGCCTCCGACGAGCGCGACATCGTCGGCCTGCGCACCCATGCGCGGCGCGAGGATGTCAGGCTCTTCCGCCTCGGCGCCTCGGCGACCCAGGCGCGCGACCTGCTGCTCGCCTACACGGCCGACATCAACGATCTCGCCGCCAGGCCGCGCTGGTACAACACGCTGACCACGAATTGCACGACCGTGGTCTTCCATCTCGTCGGCACCGTCGCGCCCCGCTGGACATTCTCGCTGCCGCTCGATCCGCGCGTGCTGCTCTCGGGCTTCCTGCCGGGCTATCTCCAGCAGATCGGCGCGATCCGGCAGGACATTCCGCTGGCAGAGCTGGTCCGGCTCGCCCGCATCGGCGACCACGCCCGCACGCTCTCGCTCGACGATCCGCAGTTCTCGGCAAAGATCAGGGAAGGCGTGCCGACCGGGCGGCCTTAG
- a CDS encoding UIT6 family transporter, which produces MAGLVGKLIGAAAAALAMTPAAAWAAGDIGGATMGAGWALPFAGMLLSIALGPVLFPHLWELHYGKFAAFWAALTLVPLVLLRGFDPALGALLHTALLDYIPFIILLFALFTIAGGILISGNLHGTPATNTVLLAIGTVLASFVGTTGASIIMIRPVLRANDDRRFNVHVVVFFIFLVSNIGGSLTPLGDPPLFLGFLRGVDFFWTTTHLLPETAFAVIVLLALFYTLDSWFFRKEEGSPRLKDPTPDRAIKLWGKVNILLLAGVIVAILMSANWKPGTALTIHGVAVEGQNLLRDIVLLALAGLSLKLTPGPVRAGNEFSWGPIKEVAKLFAGIFICIIPVLAMLQAGKAGAFAPLVALVSNADGSANTVAYFWLTGLLSSFLDNAPTYLVFFELAGGDPKALMTQGALTLAAISAGAVFMGANSYIGNAPNFMVYAIAKDRKVAMPSFFGYMLWSGAILIPLFVVLTVLFFR; this is translated from the coding sequence ATGGCGGGCCTTGTCGGCAAGCTGATCGGGGCGGCTGCCGCCGCCCTCGCGATGACGCCAGCGGCCGCCTGGGCTGCCGGCGATATCGGCGGGGCGACGATGGGCGCCGGCTGGGCCCTGCCCTTCGCTGGCATGCTGCTCTCGATCGCGCTCGGCCCGGTGCTGTTCCCGCATCTCTGGGAATTGCACTACGGCAAGTTCGCCGCCTTCTGGGCCGCGCTGACACTGGTCCCGCTGGTGTTGCTTCGCGGCTTCGATCCGGCGCTCGGCGCGCTGCTCCACACAGCGCTGCTCGACTATATCCCCTTCATCATCCTGCTCTTCGCGCTCTTCACCATCGCCGGCGGCATCCTGATCTCGGGCAACCTGCACGGCACGCCGGCGACCAACACGGTGCTATTGGCGATCGGCACGGTGCTGGCGAGCTTCGTCGGCACGACCGGCGCCTCGATCATCATGATCCGGCCGGTGCTGCGCGCCAATGACGACCGGCGCTTCAACGTCCATGTCGTCGTCTTCTTCATCTTCCTGGTCTCGAATATCGGCGGATCGCTGACCCCGCTCGGCGACCCGCCGCTCTTCCTCGGCTTCCTGCGCGGCGTCGACTTCTTCTGGACGACGACGCATCTGCTGCCGGAGACGGCCTTCGCCGTGATCGTGCTGCTCGCGCTGTTCTATACGCTCGACAGCTGGTTCTTCCGCAAGGAGGAGGGTTCTCCCAGGCTCAAGGACCCGACGCCCGATCGCGCCATCAAGCTCTGGGGCAAGGTCAACATCCTGCTTCTGGCCGGCGTCATCGTCGCGATCCTGATGTCGGCGAACTGGAAGCCCGGTACGGCCCTCACCATCCATGGCGTCGCCGTGGAGGGGCAGAACCTGTTGCGCGACATCGTCCTGCTGGCGCTCGCCGGGCTGTCGCTGAAGCTGACGCCCGGCCCGGTCCGCGCCGGCAATGAATTCTCCTGGGGCCCGATCAAGGAGGTCGCCAAGCTCTTCGCCGGCATCTTCATCTGCATCATCCCGGTGCTGGCGATGCTGCAGGCCGGCAAGGCCGGCGCCTTCGCGCCGCTGGTAGCGCTGGTCAGCAATGCCGACGGCAGCGCCAACACGGTCGCCTATTTCTGGCTCACCGGCCTGCTCTCGTCCTTCCTCGACAACGCGCCGACCTATCTCGTCTTCTTCGAGCTGGCGGGCGGCGATCCGAAGGCGCTGATGACGCAGGGTGCGCTGACGCTGGCGGCGATCTCGGCGGGCGCGGTCTTCATGGGCGCGAACAGCTATATCGGCAACGCACCGAACTTCATGGTCTACGCCATCGCCAAGGACCGGAAGGTCGCGATGCCGAGCTTCTTCGGCTACATGCTCTGGTCCGGCGCGATCCTGATCCCGCTCTTCGTGGTGCTGACGGTCCTGTTCTTCCGGTAG